The following proteins come from a genomic window of Pyxidicoccus sp. MSG2:
- a CDS encoding flagellar motor protein, which produces MLLAAALLLPLVSAAQGLSSDTASLASTIAGRVCQDVNGDGRCGTDEPGLPDVRLVLTTGREVRTDAHGRYHVNGVDSRMPDATGGLHLRPGRQRLKVDPRSLPAASRVRPEAATVEVPWGAALLQDFAVRNVATQAPPLVLSYAAAPPVAELVAGEGAVRFRVAGKAAPGDRVTVAGVAAEVDAQGAWSALVPLVVGANTLAITATAPDGAVRLFRQRVDVVRRDDGWLVAPRAVEPAGSLQLPAGRDEQVASGTTRLRLEAPEGTRVRTPKGEQVVGPDGSVEVLVTLEPGHNAVPLHLEVPGEPPRDETLEIAAAARPFAVGLLDVEATWAPADGDVQLRGRGSAHAELRLADVELVGELDLRDTDGRTLNGASLPDWLRPRLPERFERVPDIDLTPVEWGDDSVALTPNAPEGRLRLEARHEDYGRAGLGTYRALLQDGEVGRYHRPLFGPYAELKTKLLQDSTARAGVDVFGGSLSDPSRLLTAVPAHEELRATGGSLYYLGAVSISEGSELVRLEVRDGVTGLPLAERHLVRGRDYDIDYFSGRILLARPLSFIAGESWLRTDSPTESPEPVLVVDYAALRPADAQDTAGGELWGEWRGARLGLAAVREGREGKPYTLYTGRARATVGAYTLTAEVASSRGTAVESGRFGVSDDGGLSFLRPSAGVGTEGGALGLRVRGPGPLGGGGSVDAAFRLRAKGYSDGAHTEAALFRQTSLRLRQPVARHLELTLLADERRSADPREPFADTPFTARTVGAAVGWEEVLWSARLEVRDSRLGAAEVAGVGPALFGGRTSAGIAGSLRLFGRMELSAAHRQMLALHGEGPGRMDDTFTSAGVDVDVAKDTRVGVHGGWGPELGPRAWANVESRSGQEVYYGGYSVDVDGPDFGAGRTLTGARTELPDSGTALFVEDVGAHDATSVRLARAVGLQQQVTGGFSVGARYERGVRSLLDVDTALKRDAAGVFGQLVLERLRVEGRVELRREEGTPERGDPTPVDRLQTVVALAAQAELREDVTASGRVDFARTVDVEALEARFVEGYAAVAWRPGPWLVVARYGLTRELLPGARAAFGERALQLFSLLPAVKLGDRLSVAAGLHAGRSSLEDSVRWVWTGTVRPAVRVVGGLEVGAELARRTASPEGERLTAVRAEVAYRVDERLRLAAGYTLLGFSGLGLTADSTENQDRLYLRAEVAY; this is translated from the coding sequence ATGCTGCTTGCGGCCGCGCTGCTCCTGCCCCTCGTGTCGGCGGCGCAGGGACTGTCGTCGGACACGGCGTCGCTGGCGTCCACCATCGCCGGCCGGGTGTGCCAGGACGTGAACGGCGACGGGCGCTGTGGCACCGACGAGCCGGGCCTGCCGGACGTGCGGCTGGTGCTCACCACCGGCCGCGAGGTGCGCACGGATGCGCATGGGCGCTACCACGTCAACGGCGTGGACTCGCGGATGCCGGATGCGACGGGTGGGCTGCACCTGCGTCCGGGCCGCCAGCGGCTGAAGGTGGACCCGCGCTCGCTGCCGGCCGCCAGCCGGGTGCGTCCGGAGGCCGCCACGGTGGAGGTGCCGTGGGGTGCCGCCCTCCTCCAGGACTTCGCCGTGCGCAACGTGGCCACGCAGGCGCCGCCGCTGGTGCTCTCCTACGCGGCCGCGCCGCCAGTGGCCGAATTGGTGGCGGGCGAGGGCGCCGTCCGCTTCCGCGTGGCCGGCAAGGCGGCGCCGGGCGACCGCGTCACCGTGGCGGGCGTGGCGGCGGAGGTGGACGCGCAGGGCGCGTGGAGCGCGCTCGTCCCTCTGGTGGTGGGGGCGAACACGCTGGCGATTACCGCCACCGCTCCCGACGGCGCGGTGCGCCTCTTCCGCCAGCGCGTGGACGTGGTGCGCCGCGATGACGGATGGCTGGTGGCGCCACGTGCCGTGGAGCCCGCGGGCTCGCTCCAGCTTCCGGCCGGACGCGATGAGCAGGTGGCCAGCGGCACCACCCGGCTGCGCCTGGAGGCCCCGGAAGGCACCCGCGTGCGCACGCCGAAGGGCGAACAGGTCGTGGGGCCGGACGGCAGCGTGGAGGTGCTGGTGACGCTGGAGCCGGGCCACAACGCGGTGCCGCTCCACCTGGAGGTGCCGGGCGAGCCGCCACGCGACGAGACGCTGGAGATTGCCGCCGCCGCGAGGCCCTTCGCGGTGGGCCTCCTGGACGTGGAGGCCACCTGGGCCCCCGCGGACGGAGACGTGCAGCTGCGTGGCCGCGGCTCCGCCCACGCCGAGTTGCGGCTGGCCGACGTGGAGCTCGTGGGCGAGCTGGACCTGCGCGACACCGACGGCCGCACGCTGAACGGTGCCAGCCTGCCGGACTGGCTGCGCCCGCGCCTGCCCGAGCGCTTCGAGCGCGTGCCGGACATCGACCTCACGCCCGTCGAGTGGGGCGACGACTCGGTGGCGCTGACGCCGAATGCTCCAGAGGGACGCCTGCGGCTGGAGGCCCGGCATGAGGACTACGGCCGCGCCGGCCTGGGCACGTACCGGGCACTGCTGCAGGACGGTGAGGTGGGTCGCTACCACCGGCCGCTCTTCGGCCCGTACGCGGAGCTGAAGACGAAGTTGCTCCAGGACTCGACGGCGCGCGCGGGCGTGGACGTGTTCGGCGGGAGCCTCTCGGACCCGAGCCGCCTGCTGACGGCGGTGCCCGCGCACGAGGAGCTGCGCGCCACCGGCGGCAGCCTCTACTACCTGGGCGCGGTGTCGATATCGGAGGGCTCCGAGCTGGTGCGCCTGGAGGTGCGCGACGGCGTCACCGGCCTGCCGCTGGCGGAGCGCCACCTGGTGCGCGGGCGCGACTACGACATCGACTACTTCTCCGGCCGCATCCTACTGGCGCGGCCGCTGTCCTTCATCGCGGGCGAGTCCTGGCTGCGCACGGACTCGCCCACCGAGTCACCCGAGCCGGTGCTGGTGGTGGACTACGCGGCGCTGCGGCCGGCGGACGCGCAGGACACGGCTGGCGGCGAGCTGTGGGGCGAGTGGCGCGGCGCGCGCCTGGGGCTCGCGGCGGTGCGCGAGGGACGCGAGGGCAAGCCCTACACGCTGTACACCGGCCGGGCGCGGGCGACGGTCGGCGCGTACACGCTGACGGCGGAGGTGGCCTCCAGCCGGGGCACGGCGGTGGAGTCCGGCCGCTTCGGCGTGTCGGACGACGGCGGCCTCAGCTTCCTCCGGCCCTCAGCGGGAGTCGGCACGGAGGGTGGGGCGCTGGGCCTGCGGGTGCGCGGGCCGGGGCCGCTGGGCGGCGGAGGCTCGGTGGACGCGGCCTTCCGCCTGCGCGCGAAGGGCTACTCGGACGGTGCGCACACGGAAGCGGCCCTGTTCCGGCAGACCTCGCTGCGCCTGCGCCAGCCCGTGGCCCGTCACCTGGAGCTGACGCTGCTGGCGGATGAGCGGCGCTCGGCCGACCCTCGCGAGCCCTTCGCGGACACGCCCTTCACCGCGCGGACGGTGGGCGCGGCCGTGGGCTGGGAGGAGGTGCTCTGGAGCGCGCGGCTGGAGGTGCGTGACTCGCGGCTGGGCGCGGCGGAGGTGGCGGGCGTGGGGCCGGCCCTCTTCGGAGGCCGGACCTCCGCGGGCATCGCGGGCTCCCTGCGCCTCTTCGGGCGCATGGAGCTGAGCGCGGCGCACCGGCAGATGCTCGCGCTGCACGGCGAGGGGCCGGGGCGGATGGACGACACCTTCACCTCGGCGGGCGTGGACGTGGATGTGGCGAAGGACACCCGCGTGGGCGTGCACGGCGGCTGGGGCCCCGAACTGGGCCCGCGCGCGTGGGCCAACGTGGAGTCCCGGAGCGGGCAGGAGGTGTACTACGGCGGCTACTCGGTGGATGTGGACGGGCCGGACTTCGGCGCGGGCCGCACGCTGACGGGCGCGCGCACCGAGCTGCCGGACAGCGGCACCGCGCTCTTCGTCGAGGACGTGGGCGCGCATGACGCCACCTCCGTGCGGCTGGCTCGCGCGGTGGGACTCCAGCAGCAGGTGACGGGCGGCTTCAGCGTGGGCGCGCGGTACGAGCGCGGCGTGCGCAGCCTGCTCGACGTGGACACCGCGCTGAAGCGCGACGCGGCCGGTGTTTTCGGCCAGCTCGTGCTGGAGCGCCTCCGCGTGGAGGGCCGGGTGGAGCTGCGCCGGGAGGAGGGCACGCCGGAGCGCGGGGACCCGACGCCGGTGGACCGGTTGCAGACGGTGGTTGCGCTGGCCGCACAGGCGGAGCTGCGCGAGGACGTGACGGCCTCGGGCCGCGTGGATTTTGCCCGCACCGTGGATGTGGAGGCGCTGGAGGCGAGGTTCGTCGAGGGCTACGCGGCGGTTGCCTGGCGGCCCGGGCCGTGGCTGGTGGTGGCGCGCTACGGCCTCACCCGCGAGCTGCTGCCCGGCGCACGCGCCGCATTTGGCGAGCGGGCGTTGCAGCTCTTCTCACTGTTGCCGGCCGTCAAGCTGGGAGACCGGCTCTCCGTGGCGGCGGGCCTGCACGCGGGCCGCTCCAGCCTCGAGGACTCCGTGCGCTGGGTGTGGACCGGCACGGTGCGCCCCGCGGTGCGGGTGGTGGGAGGACTGGAAGTAGGCGCGGAGCTCGCACGCAGGACGGCATCCCCGGAAGGTGAGCGATTGACGGCGGTGAGGGCGGAAGTGGCATACCGGGTCGATGAGCGGCTGCGATTGGCTGCCGGGTACACACTCCTGGGCTTCAGCGGCTTGGGGCTGACGGCCGACTCGACGGAGAATCAGGATCGGCTCTACCTGCGAGCCGAAGTGGCCTACTAG
- a CDS encoding MYXO-CTERM sorting domain-containing protein: MRAAIVFIFCMGMATAASAGVEIADVAGFPRYVDVWRPGVYSVSSTQKVELWNNGAVDAEFFEADVFGTFLSPSGCFAAVKLEGTLVSNGNCLPSGTIIPPGESIAPQVRRVRFTPSGTGYATVKPNTTDLQLLTTLPANTGGPEWNTLTIPGGSFSPTSVMGVTDTDGGVPHVLFYVVTTTTDFLWYRGRDFVAEVDLPANLLQEKPTTVDLIATEGPDPVAIFGSDAGLFRGQLTPPTGPGHLAPFLPVTILDGGTAVRIVSVDVNTGQGSARGEGYGVAVGLGDSDEFVLLGAVPTDSAADAGTLWRVNPKVDTSSLPKPLEVACAGSAFCVISLDSPGEGSGNLRLYTNEAAPGFVSGTQSLEIYEAGGAVQRRITATDDDGDAVRVSVDSAAAAGLFNVRAGLQPDTLDLEVTPLGDVCKTETRELDVFASDGLASHDQSVKVRVTLNNVRGPEVPGVTPTNAAVVAGGAPRVFTATPPGSGPCATVGYRWTSTSTTQPELAVSPDGTATFTPPDTLCVQQGERYTYTVQGLDEGGLASPLTSFSVDVAPWGPPLAPFGPGAVRALASGPGSGTDVTAEAPLHTCTGTPGLPGVQTVWRLSDSSAGVPPAFTVRAADGGTVSLESPVESPRLRVEAVACTRASLSFTAFNRIQTDAGGVQDGPEATVRVDAVPAVEDITAAQLQLTAVPAEQGQVDIQLGTSVLCPAEYALKAQMSLRNLDGGTLAGAVVDVPGSWRPPLPDDCSARDYIVHGQLFDESTGTRLNGGTAQTLVSAQALPAALGALEGEALVAHCGERATATLTQTIPSNACQAVDITWTQVGGPALAEAELGGAQVTVATRDTGLEGLVGESVVLSVTADAGGGNSTTTQHVVPITTAPFVDVTHETESQIGAEKSLVGVVVQLRNDSGCQVGSLRHVEHVDGVDWVPGSVKVDGRTVAEQAVEGGFVVDGVTLPAGGTSALTYVARPRLLASPRFGGEVFLNGVQVSGPLPPVPSSGCGCSSGDAGSALLGLLALARLLRRRRDGAAG, from the coding sequence GTGCGCGCCGCCATCGTCTTCATCTTCTGCATGGGTATGGCCACGGCGGCATCCGCCGGGGTGGAGATCGCCGACGTCGCGGGCTTCCCCCGGTACGTGGATGTCTGGCGGCCCGGCGTCTACTCGGTGTCCTCGACCCAGAAGGTGGAACTCTGGAACAACGGCGCCGTGGACGCGGAGTTCTTCGAAGCGGACGTGTTCGGCACCTTCCTGTCCCCCTCCGGCTGCTTCGCCGCCGTGAAGCTCGAAGGCACGCTGGTCAGCAACGGCAACTGCCTGCCGTCCGGGACCATCATCCCTCCAGGCGAGAGCATTGCACCCCAGGTACGGCGAGTGCGCTTCACGCCCTCCGGGACTGGCTATGCCACGGTGAAGCCCAACACCACCGACCTCCAGTTGCTGACCACGCTCCCGGCGAACACGGGCGGGCCGGAATGGAACACGCTGACCATCCCCGGCGGGTCATTCAGCCCCACGAGCGTGATGGGGGTGACAGATACGGATGGCGGTGTCCCCCACGTTCTCTTCTACGTCGTCACGACGACGACGGATTTCCTCTGGTATCGGGGGCGTGACTTCGTGGCCGAGGTCGACCTCCCCGCCAACCTGCTGCAGGAGAAGCCCACGACGGTGGACCTCATTGCCACGGAAGGGCCCGACCCCGTCGCCATCTTCGGGAGCGACGCGGGCCTCTTCCGGGGACAGCTCACGCCGCCAACAGGGCCCGGACACCTCGCCCCGTTCCTCCCCGTGACGATTCTCGACGGCGGGACCGCGGTGCGCATCGTCTCGGTGGACGTGAACACCGGCCAGGGCAGCGCACGCGGCGAGGGCTACGGCGTCGCGGTGGGCCTGGGAGACAGCGACGAGTTCGTGCTGCTGGGCGCCGTGCCCACCGACAGCGCGGCCGATGCGGGCACGCTCTGGCGCGTCAACCCCAAGGTGGACACTTCGTCGCTGCCGAAACCGCTGGAAGTGGCCTGCGCGGGCTCCGCCTTCTGTGTCATCAGCCTGGACAGTCCGGGCGAGGGCTCGGGCAACCTCCGCCTCTACACCAACGAGGCGGCGCCCGGCTTCGTGTCGGGGACGCAGTCGTTGGAAATCTACGAGGCGGGGGGCGCCGTGCAGAGGCGGATCACCGCGACGGATGATGACGGAGACGCGGTGCGTGTCTCGGTGGATTCAGCGGCGGCGGCGGGCCTGTTCAACGTGCGCGCTGGGTTGCAGCCGGACACGCTGGACCTGGAAGTCACGCCGCTAGGAGACGTCTGCAAGACGGAGACGCGGGAGCTGGATGTCTTCGCCTCGGATGGCCTCGCGTCCCACGACCAGTCCGTGAAGGTGCGCGTCACCCTCAACAACGTGCGAGGCCCCGAGGTGCCCGGCGTGACGCCCACGAATGCCGCGGTCGTCGCGGGCGGAGCGCCGCGAGTCTTCACGGCCACGCCGCCCGGAAGCGGGCCGTGCGCCACGGTGGGCTACCGCTGGACGTCGACGTCGACGACGCAGCCGGAGCTCGCCGTGTCGCCGGACGGGACGGCCACCTTCACGCCGCCGGACACCCTGTGCGTCCAACAGGGCGAGCGGTACACGTACACCGTGCAGGGCCTGGACGAGGGCGGACTGGCGTCCCCTCTCACGAGCTTCTCGGTGGACGTGGCGCCCTGGGGACCTCCGCTGGCGCCCTTCGGGCCGGGCGCGGTGCGGGCGCTGGCCTCGGGACCGGGCTCGGGAACCGACGTGACGGCCGAGGCTCCCCTGCATACGTGTACCGGCACGCCGGGCCTGCCTGGAGTGCAGACGGTGTGGCGGCTGAGCGACTCCAGTGCGGGAGTGCCCCCGGCCTTCACGGTGAGAGCCGCCGACGGCGGCACCGTCTCGCTGGAGTCCCCGGTGGAGAGCCCGCGGCTCCGGGTGGAGGCCGTCGCGTGCACGCGCGCGAGCCTGTCGTTCACCGCCTTCAACCGCATCCAGACCGACGCCGGTGGCGTGCAGGACGGCCCCGAGGCGACGGTGCGGGTGGACGCGGTGCCGGCGGTAGAGGACATCACCGCCGCCCAGCTCCAGCTGACGGCGGTGCCCGCGGAGCAGGGACAGGTGGACATCCAGCTGGGCACGTCCGTGCTGTGCCCGGCCGAGTACGCGCTGAAGGCACAGATGTCCCTACGAAACCTGGACGGCGGGACGCTGGCCGGCGCGGTGGTGGACGTCCCGGGAAGCTGGAGGCCGCCGCTGCCGGACGACTGCTCGGCTCGGGACTACATCGTCCATGGTCAGCTCTTCGACGAAAGCACCGGCACCCGGCTCAATGGCGGCACGGCGCAGACGCTGGTGTCCGCGCAGGCGCTTCCGGCCGCGCTGGGCGCGCTGGAGGGCGAGGCGCTGGTGGCCCACTGTGGTGAGCGCGCGACGGCCACGCTGACGCAGACGATTCCCTCCAACGCATGCCAGGCGGTGGACATCACCTGGACGCAGGTGGGCGGGCCCGCGCTCGCGGAGGCGGAGCTGGGCGGCGCGCAGGTCACCGTGGCCACGCGCGACACGGGCCTGGAGGGACTGGTGGGCGAGTCCGTCGTGCTGAGCGTCACCGCGGACGCGGGCGGCGGCAACAGCACGACGACGCAGCACGTGGTGCCCATCACCACGGCGCCCTTCGTGGACGTGACGCACGAGACGGAGTCGCAGATTGGCGCGGAGAAGTCCCTGGTGGGCGTGGTGGTGCAGCTGCGCAACGACTCCGGGTGCCAGGTGGGAAGCCTGCGCCACGTCGAGCACGTGGACGGCGTGGACTGGGTGCCCGGCAGCGTGAAGGTGGACGGAAGGACGGTGGCGGAGCAGGCGGTGGAGGGCGGCTTCGTGGTGGACGGCGTGACGCTGCCCGCTGGTGGCACCAGCGCGCTCACCTACGTGGCGCGTCCCCGGCTGCTGGCCTCGCCGCGTTTCGGTGGAGAGGTGTTCCTCAATGGCGTGCAGGTCTCCGGCCCGCTTCCGCCCGTGCCGTCTTCCGGGTGCGGGTGCTCGAGCGGAGACGCGGGCTCGGCCCTGCTCGGACTGCTGGCGCTGGCGCGGCTGCTGCGCCGCCGTCGCGACGGCGCGGCGGGCTAG
- a CDS encoding response regulator, whose protein sequence is MVCAPMARLLIVEDNHELASLIVAAAQSRGHEARAAYTGEAALEALGPGSKWDVALVDLLLPDIRGSEVLSALRAHGIPAIAVSGVYKGDRFAQEAVQVHGARAFFAKPFELNAVMDSLEEAGGIAPAPRAPPPVPEAAPPDELLDDEDLIVLEEVVPDSGDTSAPLHSVEETEALPVPDDGHHALPLPFQRREKVWSNAASPSAAPRGSLPEWTLAGELKDTSVARLLNAYYEARHHGELKLKQGSVLKVVYFESGRIVYAASNLAQERFGRFCVRRGVLPESRLVEVAAYAKEHGLRTGEAMLRLGLMDAARRRQLLEEQVKEILWSTFTWTEGQYGFSAMRPQRADLVKLSVFPGDLVLEGVEKTETLVALRQRMPPSRRLFPTADPPYGLHELKLQGPQALLLAYADGSKTVEDLLALTDLSERQALATLRGLELLGVLEERPEAPSRRHRITFGL, encoded by the coding sequence ATGGTCTGCGCGCCCATGGCGCGACTGCTCATCGTCGAAGACAACCACGAGTTGGCCTCCCTCATCGTCGCCGCGGCCCAGAGCCGCGGTCACGAGGCGCGGGCGGCGTACACCGGCGAGGCGGCCCTGGAGGCGCTCGGCCCCGGCTCGAAATGGGACGTCGCCCTCGTGGACCTGCTCCTGCCCGACATCCGCGGCAGCGAGGTGCTGAGCGCCCTGCGCGCCCACGGCATCCCCGCCATCGCCGTCAGCGGCGTCTACAAGGGGGACCGCTTCGCCCAGGAGGCCGTCCAGGTCCACGGCGCGCGCGCCTTCTTCGCCAAGCCCTTCGAGCTGAACGCCGTCATGGACTCGCTGGAGGAGGCGGGCGGCATCGCCCCCGCCCCCCGTGCCCCTCCGCCCGTGCCGGAGGCCGCGCCCCCGGACGAATTGCTCGACGACGAGGACCTCATCGTGCTGGAGGAGGTCGTACCCGACTCCGGCGACACCTCCGCCCCCCTGCATTCCGTGGAGGAGACGGAGGCGCTGCCCGTGCCCGACGACGGGCACCATGCCCTCCCCCTGCCCTTCCAGCGGCGCGAGAAGGTGTGGAGCAACGCCGCGTCCCCGTCCGCCGCCCCGCGCGGCTCGCTGCCCGAGTGGACGCTCGCGGGAGAGCTCAAGGACACCTCCGTCGCGCGGCTGCTCAACGCGTACTACGAGGCGCGCCACCACGGGGAGCTGAAGCTCAAGCAGGGCTCCGTCCTCAAGGTCGTCTACTTCGAGTCCGGCCGCATCGTGTACGCCGCCTCCAACCTGGCGCAGGAGCGCTTCGGCCGCTTCTGCGTCCGCCGGGGCGTGCTGCCCGAGTCCCGCCTGGTGGAGGTGGCCGCGTACGCGAAGGAGCACGGCCTGCGCACCGGCGAGGCCATGCTCCGCCTGGGCCTCATGGACGCCGCGCGGCGCCGGCAGTTGCTGGAGGAGCAGGTGAAGGAAATCCTCTGGTCCACCTTCACGTGGACGGAGGGCCAGTATGGCTTCAGCGCCATGCGGCCCCAGCGCGCGGACCTGGTGAAGCTGTCCGTCTTCCCCGGCGACCTGGTGCTGGAGGGCGTGGAGAAGACGGAGACGCTGGTGGCCCTGCGCCAGCGCATGCCGCCCTCGCGCCGGCTGTTCCCCACCGCGGACCCGCCGTACGGCCTGCACGAATTGAAGCTTCAGGGGCCACAGGCGCTGCTGCTCGCGTACGCGGATGGCAGCAAGACGGTGGAGGACCTGCTGGCCCTCACCGATTTGTCCGAGCGCCAGGCCCTTGCCACGCTGCGCGGGCTGGAATTGCTCGGCGTGCTGGAGGAGCGGCCCGAGGCACCGAGCCGCCGCCACCGCATCACCTTCGGCCTCTAG
- a CDS encoding VOC family protein, with amino-acid sequence MDVQGFHHVAIQAKDLERVTAFYRDLLGFPELTRHLRPDGSLRSIWVGVPGGGFLAIEAAGSDPESLPFRHERPGLLLLAFRIPKAARAGVVETFARAGVPLEHETRWSVYVRDPEGNRVALSHHPED; translated from the coding sequence ATGGACGTTCAGGGCTTCCACCATGTTGCAATCCAGGCGAAGGACCTCGAGCGGGTGACGGCCTTCTACCGGGACCTGCTCGGCTTCCCGGAACTGACCCGGCACCTGAGGCCGGACGGCTCCCTGAGGAGCATCTGGGTGGGCGTGCCAGGAGGCGGCTTCCTGGCCATCGAGGCGGCGGGCTCGGACCCGGAGTCCCTCCCGTTCCGCCACGAGCGGCCGGGCCTGCTGCTGTTGGCCTTCCGGATTCCGAAGGCGGCCCGGGCTGGGGTGGTGGAGACCTTCGCCCGGGCGGGGGTGCCGCTGGAGCACGAGACGCGCTGGTCCGTGTACGTAAGGGACCCGGAGGGCAACCGGGTGGCGCTCAGCCACCACCCGGAGGACTAG
- a CDS encoding general secretion pathway protein GspE — MRLGELLVKEGLVTPEGIEEALEAQVVHGGRLGTNLLELGLLSEQDLAKSLGQLHNTAFASGELVPDPKALAMVSANHADDKEYLPMRVDATRLSVAVLNPHDFETLDKIAFKTGKRVVPVVIPEFRMNQMLRRYCKAFRSLRAIDMNAIRARPAPGAQAELAKAAEKAPDLMSEEEFQSVYAQALRGGADYEGDMGGAEEVITGVEVMEPLPVPELPVAPQAPVTQRPVAPQVPAQPQRPVVPAQPFPMTPPPVTVVPQRPAAPVAVAPPQAVQRPPEPPPTPLTFAEAQAELARSSDREDVARTVLRFALGKWKRNLLLSVQGSLVTGWHGMGAGVREAAVHRIGVALREQSTFRLVRDTRSHYIGPVKRDAAMGVFYKLLGGGFPTTAVILPLLVRGKVVHLLYVDNGPDQLTPPDVGELLILSQSVGRSYEAMMRRRKSA; from the coding sequence ATGCGCCTGGGTGAACTGCTCGTGAAGGAAGGCCTCGTCACGCCCGAGGGAATCGAGGAGGCACTCGAGGCGCAGGTCGTGCACGGCGGGCGGCTCGGGACGAACCTGCTGGAGCTGGGACTGCTGTCCGAGCAGGACCTGGCGAAGTCGCTCGGTCAGCTGCACAACACTGCCTTTGCCTCCGGGGAGCTGGTGCCGGACCCGAAGGCGCTGGCGATGGTGTCGGCGAACCACGCGGACGACAAGGAATACCTGCCCATGCGGGTGGACGCGACGCGCCTGAGCGTCGCCGTGCTCAACCCGCACGACTTCGAGACGCTCGACAAGATTGCCTTCAAGACGGGCAAGCGCGTGGTGCCGGTGGTCATCCCCGAGTTCCGGATGAACCAGATGCTGCGGCGCTACTGCAAGGCGTTCCGCTCTCTGCGCGCCATCGACATGAATGCCATCCGCGCGAGGCCCGCGCCGGGCGCGCAGGCGGAACTGGCGAAGGCGGCCGAGAAGGCGCCGGATTTGATGAGCGAGGAGGAGTTCCAGTCCGTCTACGCGCAGGCGCTGCGCGGTGGGGCGGACTACGAGGGCGACATGGGCGGGGCGGAGGAGGTCATCACCGGTGTGGAGGTGATGGAGCCCTTGCCTGTACCGGAGCTGCCCGTGGCGCCCCAGGCACCCGTGACGCAGCGGCCCGTGGCGCCCCAGGTGCCGGCGCAGCCGCAGCGGCCGGTGGTGCCCGCGCAGCCGTTCCCGATGACGCCGCCTCCGGTGACGGTGGTGCCGCAGCGGCCGGCCGCGCCGGTGGCGGTGGCGCCGCCGCAAGCGGTGCAGCGGCCTCCGGAGCCGCCGCCGACGCCGCTCACGTTCGCCGAGGCTCAGGCGGAGCTGGCGCGCAGCTCGGACCGCGAGGACGTGGCGCGCACGGTGCTGCGCTTCGCGCTGGGCAAGTGGAAGCGGAACCTGTTGCTGTCGGTGCAGGGCAGCCTGGTGACGGGCTGGCACGGCATGGGGGCCGGTGTGCGCGAGGCGGCGGTGCACCGCATCGGCGTTGCGCTGAGGGAGCAGAGCACCTTCCGGCTCGTGAGGGACACGCGCTCGCACTACATCGGCCCGGTGAAGCGGGACGCGGCGATGGGCGTGTTCTACAAGCTGCTGGGCGGGGGCTTCCCGACGACGGCCGTCATCCTGCCGCTGCTGGTGCGCGGCAAGGTGGTGCACCTCTTGTACGTGGACAACGGGCCGGACCAGCTCACCCCGCCGGACGTGGGCGAGCTGCTCATCCTCTCGCAGAGCGTGGGTCGCTCGTACGAGGCGATGATGCGGCGCCGCAAGAGCGCGTAG